TTAGGTAAGCAGATTGAAGCCATCATTGAAGATGGCAACTCTGATTGGCCCACCTTTAACGAAAAGGCTAAGAAGCTGATTGATCAGGACAAGGTAGTTACGATCTTCGGTTGTTGGACATCCGCTAGCCGTAAAGCTGTGAAGGATACCTTTGAGTCGAAGAAGCACATGCTTTGGTACCCTGTGCAGTATGAGGGTCAAGAATGTTCTCAGAACATCTTCTATACTGGAGCAGCGCCTAATCAACAGATTGAGCCATCTGTGGACTGGCTGCTAGAGCAGTACAAGGGTAAGCCCTTTTTCTTGGTCGGGTCTGACTATGTATTCCCTCGGACTGCCAATACCATCATCAAGGCACAGCTAGCTGCAAAAGGCGGCAAGGTAGTAGGTGAAGATTACATTCCTCTGGGTGGCACAGAAGTTACCCCAATTATTTCTAAAATCAAGTCAGCAATGCCTGATGGCGGCGTAATTTACAACAGCTTGAACGGTGATAGCAACGTAGCCTTCTTTAAGCAGTTGCAAGGTGCTGGCCTCGGCCCTGATAAGTATCCATCTATGTCAGTGTCTATTGCTGAAGAAGA
This Cyanobacteriota bacterium DNA region includes the following protein-coding sequences:
- the urtA gene encoding urea ABC transporter substrate-binding protein; protein product: LGKQIEAIIEDGNSDWPTFNEKAKKLIDQDKVVTIFGCWTSASRKAVKDTFESKKHMLWYPVQYEGQECSQNIFYTGAAPNQQIEPSVDWLLEQYKGKPFFLVGSDYVFPRTANTIIKAQLAAKGGKVVGEDYIPLGGTEVTPIISKIKSAMPDGGVIYNSLNGDSNVAFFKQLQGAGLGPDKYPSMSVSIAEEEVKAIGVEYLKGHFAAWNYFQTVDTPESKKFVEAFKAKYGADRVVNDPMEAAYIAVYLWKQAVEKAGTADDLEKVRKAAYGLTFDAPEGKVTMNPNHHISKTVRIGKVRDDGLFDIVFATKEPVAPIPWNQYVPETKGFACDWSDPAKGGKYKV